Proteins from a genomic interval of Desulfofustis limnaeus:
- a CDS encoding YdcF family protein translates to MRLVIKTARFALGVFLLVSLVQLSSAWYLQRPPQAPGQTDLVVVFPGDDNRFAAGCQLVKNGHSSRLMIINQSASSMKAIAKKHHVPAGIILLPGGTSRSSFEDAFRTSEAITDLGVRSVTLVTSAYHLPRALFLLKSVLALNGKEIAVHHYPVQDEHPTKRKLQLYYNELLKLWGSSSEMAGYFVSGHLVLDYKIILRGKAWLKKKLLFDV, encoded by the coding sequence ATGCGACTCGTCATCAAGACAGCACGGTTTGCCCTCGGCGTATTTCTGCTGGTGTCGCTGGTGCAGCTCAGTTCTGCCTGGTATCTGCAACGCCCCCCCCAGGCTCCCGGCCAAACCGATCTTGTTGTTGTATTCCCGGGAGATGACAACCGGTTCGCGGCGGGTTGTCAATTGGTCAAAAACGGCCATAGCTCCCGCCTGATGATCATCAACCAGAGCGCGTCATCCATGAAGGCCATCGCGAAAAAACACCATGTGCCGGCAGGTATCATCTTGCTGCCTGGCGGCACCAGCCGTTCTTCCTTTGAAGATGCGTTCCGAACCAGCGAGGCAATCACCGACCTCGGCGTGAGATCGGTGACTCTGGTGACATCCGCCTACCATCTGCCACGCGCGCTCTTTCTGCTGAAAAGCGTCCTTGCCTTAAACGGCAAAGAAATAGCAGTCCACCACTACCCTGTTCAAGATGAGCACCCCACCAAACGAAAATTACAACTCTATTACAACGAGTTATTAAAATTGTGGGGAAGCAGTTCGGAAATGGCCGGATATTTTGTTTCCGGCCATCTCGTTCTTGACTACAAGATAATCTTGCGAGGGAAGGCGTGGCTGAAGAAAAAGCTTTTGTTTGATGTGTAA
- a CDS encoding glycosyltransferase family 4 protein has protein sequence MDNIIFLITRNDPSIRKGGSLATKTFINMLADVFNSNIVVMVTSSCDETVFLNPKISFVKVKARSFFEKLSGLFSIQLHRFKKEAQHFMRNNHKSIRFVIFDGSIVAGDIVNMTQKMNIPSITLHHNIESKYSIDEKTNTTLWGLTGYFINRAERNAYRKSSLNLALTNKDATDLMNLHDPSKKCYSIGCSDPYPHDLHDRTDQRKSFNPTNIKIIITGSLGDRQTEKGILSFLKNCYPELLRSYSGIKVTLAGRNPSKKLRSISEKEKNLVLISNPYDINDIVREADIFVCPVSLGSGIKLRLMDGLRNGLPIITHFNSVNGYDDFVGKKWFKCYSNTQEFLVAFDEIVEFLPKLERISVAHFYHKKFSYEAVKSKLFLVLLNQMHLLGLKEMDVNLQNSSFLNK, from the coding sequence ATGGATAATATCATTTTTTTGATAACTCGCAATGACCCATCAATTAGAAAAGGCGGTTCTTTGGCAACTAAGACTTTCATAAATATGCTTGCAGACGTTTTTAATTCTAATATCGTCGTTATGGTTACTTCTTCGTGTGATGAAACTGTGTTTTTAAATCCAAAAATCTCTTTTGTTAAGGTAAAAGCTAGGTCGTTTTTTGAGAAATTATCTGGATTGTTTAGTATTCAGTTACATCGTTTTAAAAAAGAGGCACAACATTTCATGCGAAATAATCATAAGTCAATTCGATTTGTGATTTTCGACGGTAGTATAGTAGCAGGGGATATTGTTAATATGACCCAAAAAATGAATATCCCATCCATTACTCTCCATCACAATATTGAATCAAAATATTCAATTGATGAAAAGACCAATACAACATTATGGGGCTTGACAGGATATTTCATCAATAGGGCAGAAAGAAATGCCTATCGAAAAAGCTCATTAAACTTGGCTTTAACCAATAAAGATGCAACTGATTTGATGAATTTGCACGATCCTAGTAAAAAATGCTATTCGATCGGGTGTAGTGATCCTTATCCTCATGATCTCCATGATAGAACTGATCAGCGTAAATCTTTCAACCCAACCAATATCAAGATTATCATTACAGGATCATTGGGAGATAGACAGACCGAAAAAGGCATATTGTCGTTTCTTAAGAATTGCTATCCAGAGCTTCTACGGTCATACTCAGGTATTAAAGTCACTTTAGCAGGACGGAATCCTTCCAAAAAACTTAGATCCATATCCGAAAAAGAAAAGAATCTCGTTTTAATATCAAATCCATATGACATTAACGATATTGTCAGGGAAGCTGATATCTTCGTTTGCCCGGTGAGTTTAGGAAGCGGTATAAAACTTCGTCTTATGGATGGGTTAAGGAATGGTTTGCCAATAATTACACATTTTAATTCAGTTAATGGCTATGATGATTTTGTCGGTAAAAAATGGTTTAAATGCTATTCGAACACACAAGAATTTCTTGTGGCATTTGATGAAATTGTTGAGTTTTTGCCAAAGTTAGAAAGAATTAGTGTTGCTCACTTTTATCACAAGAAGTTTTCATATGAAGCAGTAAAAAGCAAATTATTTCTTGTGCTATTAAATCAAATGCATCTGTTAGGGCTGAAAGAAATGGACGTAAACCTGCAGAATTCTAGCTTTCTAAATAAATAA
- a CDS encoding O-antigen ligase family protein — translation MPLGELDFAVPLVMKNNIYCYILVLPILLRWIFLETWEIRLTVHIFGYPLFLPELLYFLLPLVCPKRRKIHKSLILLALIGIYYLMINCLLKVEPIETAVINFYGGSDLFLFLFIYSLYPLEPKHITIVRWPILLGWTCICLEIFLFSTILSYGGLEHYQRFGEIVRISTTIGAATGSAIVVFILGVILYQSFIDKKIMSIAILAITSLSIAFTLSRGALVAQVLFLFVVILKNFMPISIKKILQTMLAVILISFVIYLVNNRINLYSSMEERFAYGTESGDITSGREDRWKQTIHYVSQNPIFGNGSSFLMPYERGRYLDVKSLNSISPHNSYLLCLVDYGLVGFGILFSVIIYIVILVPRDSYYSLLNLSLIINIIVLMNVEAVYYNAQYFVPFLFLFLFQDTMVKKVKISF, via the coding sequence TTGCCATTAGGAGAGCTTGACTTTGCTGTTCCGTTAGTGATGAAAAATAATATCTATTGCTATATCCTTGTCCTGCCAATTCTGCTGAGATGGATATTCCTTGAAACATGGGAAATCCGGCTTACCGTGCATATTTTTGGTTATCCACTCTTTCTGCCAGAGCTGCTCTATTTTCTGTTACCGCTAGTTTGCCCTAAAAGGAGGAAAATACATAAGTCACTAATCTTATTAGCATTGATAGGTATTTATTATTTGATGATTAACTGCCTTTTGAAAGTTGAGCCAATAGAGACAGCCGTAATAAATTTTTATGGGGGTAGCGATCTTTTTTTATTTTTATTTATATACTCTTTATACCCATTAGAGCCGAAGCACATAACAATAGTCAGATGGCCTATTCTTTTGGGTTGGACTTGCATCTGTCTTGAGATATTCCTGTTTTCAACAATCCTTTCTTATGGAGGTCTTGAGCACTATCAACGTTTTGGAGAAATAGTACGAATTAGCACTACGATCGGAGCAGCTACTGGCTCCGCCATAGTAGTTTTTATACTTGGGGTGATACTCTATCAATCGTTTATTGATAAAAAGATAATGAGTATAGCAATCCTTGCAATTACTTCATTATCAATAGCTTTCACTCTAAGCAGAGGAGCGCTCGTCGCACAGGTACTTTTTCTTTTTGTTGTGATATTAAAAAATTTTATGCCGATCAGCATTAAAAAAATTTTACAAACGATGCTGGCAGTTATTTTAATTAGTTTCGTAATTTATTTGGTAAACAATAGAATCAATCTGTATAGTAGTATGGAAGAGAGATTTGCATATGGTACTGAAAGTGGAGATATTACATCGGGAAGAGAGGATCGTTGGAAACAAACAATCCATTACGTAAGTCAAAATCCAATTTTTGGGAATGGTAGTAGTTTTCTAATGCCTTACGAACGAGGTCGCTATCTTGATGTCAAGTCTCTCAATTCTATTTCACCTCATAATTCCTATCTGCTGTGTTTAGTTGATTATGGTTTGGTTGGATTTGGAATACTATTTAGCGTAATAATTTATATAGTAATTTTGGTTCCTAGAGATTCATATTATAGTTTGTTAAATTTATCATTAATCATAAATATTATTGTTTTAATGAATGTTGAGGCTGTGTATTATAACGCCCAATATTTTGTTCCATTTCTGTTTTTGTTTTTATTTCAGGATACAATGGTAAAGAAAGTGAAAATATCTTTTTGA
- a CDS encoding IS5 family transposase: MTQFGLFDYHKRLSRIDKAGDPLIELNKVVDWEQFRVLINRALEKPRKSPAGAKGYDPILLFKILILQSLYNLSDEAMEYQILDRYSFSRFLGIREGSKVPDATTIFRFRDELAKAGVVELLFTQFDQFLREHGFRAQKGQIVDASIIRVPTQRNSREENEDIKAGTPITSWDEPKRRQKDTDARWTKKNGKAFFGYKNHVSIDVGHKFIRSYEVTDASVHDSQVFTELLDPENTSNDVWADSAYRSEESLQELAQQGFQEHLQLKGNRHRKLTDEERQANRTRSKIRSRVEHVFGVMAMRTGSTLMRGIGMVRIRAKIGLRNLAYNVSRFALLATA; this comes from the coding sequence ATGACACAATTCGGCCTCTTCGATTATCACAAGCGACTCTCCCGGATCGATAAAGCCGGTGATCCCCTGATCGAACTCAATAAGGTGGTTGATTGGGAACAGTTCCGTGTCCTCATCAACCGTGCACTTGAGAAACCGCGTAAATCTCCAGCCGGTGCCAAGGGCTACGACCCAATCCTGCTGTTCAAGATCCTGATTCTCCAGTCTTTGTACAATCTCTCCGACGAGGCCATGGAGTATCAGATCCTTGATCGCTATTCGTTTTCCCGGTTCCTTGGTATTCGTGAAGGTTCCAAGGTGCCCGATGCCACCACCATCTTCCGCTTCCGGGATGAACTGGCCAAAGCCGGCGTGGTGGAGCTGCTGTTTACCCAGTTCGATCAGTTCCTCCGTGAGCATGGCTTTCGTGCGCAAAAGGGCCAGATTGTCGATGCCTCCATTATCCGCGTTCCCACTCAGCGCAACAGCCGGGAAGAAAACGAAGATATCAAAGCCGGCACACCCATCACCTCATGGGACGAACCGAAACGCCGGCAAAAAGATACCGATGCCCGCTGGACCAAGAAGAACGGCAAAGCGTTCTTTGGCTACAAGAACCATGTCAGTATCGACGTCGGTCACAAGTTCATTCGCAGCTATGAGGTCACCGACGCCAGTGTCCATGACAGTCAAGTGTTTACCGAGCTGCTTGACCCGGAAAATACCAGTAATGACGTCTGGGCCGATTCTGCGTACCGTTCCGAAGAATCGTTGCAGGAGTTGGCACAACAAGGGTTTCAAGAACACCTGCAGCTCAAGGGCAACCGGCACCGAAAGCTGACCGACGAAGAGCGCCAGGCGAATCGGACCAGATCGAAGATCCGTAGCCGTGTCGAACATGTCTTCGGGGTGATGGCCATGCGTACCGGCAGTACACTGATGCGCGGGATTGGCATGGTCAGAATCAGGGCCAAGATCGGCTTGCGCAATTTGGCTTACAATGTGAGCCGTTTTGCACTGCTGGCCACCGCTTAA
- a CDS encoding radical SAM protein, whose product MSSRTAYITRKKLTGSGLWKNGGPQLARLDIELTERCNNNCTHCYINQPEHDRETQQREMTTDRVKQILAEAARLGCLTVRFTGGEPLLREDFSDIYRYTRRLGIKVILFTNATLITEEVIALFQRYPPGEPVSITIYGMNQASYEAVSRTKGSYAAAMNGVNLLLEHGIPVTLKTIHLPGRPDEITRFQEFLQRHPQLELSGGSTVKFNLRGRRDNHRKNEQIKNLRSSPGEVIALLTRDKPKYLKEKKQFIPRFMHPGGPELFSCGCGKGGSVDAYGFLQPCLLMRHPDLVYDLSTGTIEDALSHYFPRALERRAANPDYVSRCRQCFLKGLCDQCPAWSYMEHGTLDTPVDYLCAIAHEEALQLGLIASGEKAWEVTDWRERIEKFAHEDG is encoded by the coding sequence ATGAGCTCCAGGACTGCCTATATAACCCGTAAGAAGCTCACAGGGTCAGGGCTCTGGAAAAACGGCGGCCCGCAACTGGCGCGCCTTGACATCGAACTCACCGAGCGCTGCAACAACAACTGCACCCATTGCTACATCAATCAACCGGAGCATGACCGTGAAACCCAACAGCGGGAGATGACTACCGACCGGGTCAAGCAAATCCTCGCCGAGGCCGCTCGCCTGGGGTGCTTGACCGTTCGTTTTACCGGGGGTGAGCCCCTGCTGCGAGAAGATTTCAGCGACATCTACCGGTACACCAGGCGTTTGGGCATTAAGGTGATCCTGTTCACCAACGCCACGCTGATCACCGAGGAGGTGATCGCCCTTTTCCAGCGATACCCGCCCGGAGAACCGGTTTCGATCACGATCTACGGCATGAACCAAGCATCATACGAGGCCGTCTCCCGAACCAAAGGCAGCTACGCCGCCGCCATGAACGGTGTCAACCTGCTGCTTGAACACGGCATCCCGGTCACGCTGAAGACCATCCATCTACCGGGCAGGCCAGACGAAATCACCAGGTTTCAGGAGTTTCTCCAAAGACACCCGCAGCTTGAACTCTCCGGCGGCTCCACCGTGAAATTCAACCTCCGGGGAAGAAGAGACAACCATCGGAAAAACGAACAGATCAAAAACCTGAGATCGTCCCCAGGGGAAGTCATCGCTCTTCTGACGCGCGACAAACCAAAATACCTCAAAGAAAAAAAACAATTCATCCCCCGCTTCATGCACCCCGGCGGGCCGGAGTTGTTTTCCTGCGGGTGCGGTAAAGGCGGCTCGGTGGACGCCTACGGTTTCCTGCAGCCGTGCTTGCTGATGCGCCACCCGGACCTGGTCTACGACTTGAGCACAGGGACCATCGAAGATGCTCTGTCCCATTATTTTCCCCGCGCGCTCGAGCGCCGTGCCGCCAACCCCGACTATGTGAGCCGCTGCCGGCAATGCTTTCTCAAGGGACTCTGCGACCAGTGCCCGGCCTGGTCGTATATGGAGCATGGCACCCTCGACACGCCGGTGGACTACCTCTGCGCCATCGCCCATGAGGAGGCGCTGCAGCTCGGCCTCATTGCCTCGGGGGAAAAGGCCTGGGAGGTAACCGATTGGCGGGAAAGAATCGAGAAATTCGCACACGAAGATGGCTGA
- a CDS encoding PqqD family protein, with translation MAETKPTRPVIDPDKIYITSEDVVARQIEDEFLLVPIASGIGDMEDALYTLNETGRMIWQKLDATKTINTVVDELADEYDAPRETINKDVCGILEELVRLNMVQRLDG, from the coding sequence ATGGCGGAAACAAAACCGACACGCCCCGTGATTGACCCGGATAAGATCTATATCACCTCCGAAGATGTGGTGGCCCGGCAGATCGAAGACGAATTCCTGCTGGTACCCATCGCCTCAGGCATCGGCGACATGGAAGACGCCCTGTACACCCTTAATGAGACAGGCAGAATGATCTGGCAGAAACTCGATGCCACCAAAACCATCAACACCGTGGTCGATGAACTGGCCGATGAGTACGATGCCCCACGAGAAACCATCAACAAAGACGTGTGCGGTATTCTGGAAGAACTGGTGCGATTGAATATGGTGCAACGTCTTGATGGATAA
- a CDS encoding signal peptidase I, which yields MDNTPAELKLSGSALSALMQDVLARGASFRFQAKGGSMSPFVKDQDILTLTKVNPATIRVGDIAAVRPPNRDTLIVHRVIRVSNHAFLLKGDNNPTPDGIFSPDAIIGIVDTIERKGRSAPFCSKPACLIIAVLSRSGLLNSCLLPLIRKVKSSMIKPSPSSQIAL from the coding sequence ATGGATAATACCCCTGCAGAGCTGAAACTCTCCGGCAGCGCCCTGTCCGCCCTCATGCAGGACGTTTTGGCCCGGGGCGCGTCCTTTCGCTTTCAAGCCAAGGGCGGCAGCATGTCCCCCTTTGTGAAGGACCAGGACATCCTCACGCTCACCAAGGTAAACCCGGCAACCATCAGGGTCGGGGATATAGCAGCAGTCCGCCCACCCAACCGGGATACGCTCATTGTCCACAGAGTCATCAGAGTCTCAAACCACGCCTTCCTTCTCAAGGGGGACAACAATCCAACGCCGGACGGCATCTTCTCCCCCGATGCCATTATCGGCATCGTCGACACCATAGAACGAAAGGGCAGAAGCGCACCTTTTTGCAGCAAACCGGCCTGTCTCATCATCGCAGTGCTGTCGCGATCCGGCCTGTTGAACTCCTGCCTTCTTCCGCTGATTCGCAAAGTAAAAAGCAGCATGATTAAACCGTCTCCCTCAAGCCAGATTGCGCTATGA
- a CDS encoding lipopolysaccharide biosynthesis protein gives MRAGRLVVKNSLFLYLRLLVSTGLTLITTRILLINIGISDFGIYNVVAGFIMLITMFGTSMTSSNQRHFAFDLATGQDSTFVNQTFNASLRVHFVFTLVIGGIGAAFAKPILEQYLNIPVDRVETAEVLMYCVLGIFLANIMRIPYEAMMFAKEKIHLVAILGIFESFIKFIAALLLTLFSDNQLKIYGFFLLCGSTMLSLGFMIYTSAVHKECRFSFSKVETSRYLTLTTFAGWSLFGSIASMGRRQGMIIIFNYFLGSIVVAALSIASQLTNQLAILSQVVINAINPLLVKSYGVNDFKKMFAIISISTRVSVYFLLLVGIPIFFEIKSLLSIWLEEVPEATEVFVRLLLFNVLVDTYVGPLVYAIQATAVIRNYQVFSGIVAVLNLPALYYLLKIGSQPIVALLSLIVFTCLIGLIRLLYLNKILNYNLRQWVKEVLLKSMTVFLPLITTGWIVNISFEEELTRGTILLVINIIAGLVLTYFWGLLPAERCQARTLIKTLAIRRA, from the coding sequence ATGAGAGCAGGCCGATTAGTGGTCAAAAATTCGTTGTTTCTATATCTTAGGCTTCTTGTGAGCACTGGTTTAACGCTAATCACAACCCGTATTCTTTTGATAAATATTGGGATTTCAGATTTTGGAATCTACAATGTTGTTGCCGGCTTTATTATGTTAATAACAATGTTTGGTACTTCGATGACGTCGAGCAATCAGAGGCACTTTGCTTTTGATTTAGCGACAGGACAGGATAGTACCTTCGTTAACCAGACCTTTAATGCAAGTCTTAGAGTTCATTTCGTTTTTACGTTGGTAATTGGGGGAATAGGGGCAGCATTTGCTAAGCCGATTTTAGAGCAATATTTAAATATTCCGGTAGATAGAGTCGAGACTGCAGAAGTATTGATGTATTGTGTTCTTGGAATCTTTCTAGCAAATATAATGAGAATACCTTATGAGGCAATGATGTTTGCTAAAGAAAAGATTCATCTTGTTGCCATTCTAGGAATATTTGAAAGTTTTATTAAATTTATAGCTGCTTTACTTTTAACTTTATTCTCAGATAACCAACTCAAAATTTATGGTTTTTTCTTGCTTTGTGGGAGCACGATGTTGTCCTTAGGTTTCATGATTTATACATCAGCAGTACATAAAGAGTGTCGTTTTTCATTTAGCAAAGTTGAGACGAGCAGATATTTAACTCTTACTACCTTCGCAGGATGGTCATTGTTTGGTTCAATCGCGTCCATGGGAAGAAGACAAGGGATGATAATAATTTTCAATTATTTCTTGGGTTCAATTGTAGTTGCTGCATTAAGTATAGCCTCTCAATTAACTAACCAATTGGCCATATTGTCACAAGTAGTAATTAACGCAATTAATCCCCTGCTAGTGAAATCATATGGAGTTAATGACTTCAAAAAGATGTTTGCCATAATTAGTATCTCAACAAGGGTCTCCGTTTACTTCCTCTTGTTAGTAGGAATCCCGATCTTTTTTGAAATAAAAAGTCTGTTGAGTATTTGGCTAGAAGAGGTTCCTGAAGCTACGGAAGTTTTTGTAAGGCTATTGTTGTTCAACGTACTGGTCGATACATATGTTGGACCTTTGGTCTATGCAATACAGGCAACTGCAGTTATAAGGAATTATCAGGTTTTTTCTGGGATTGTTGCCGTTTTAAATCTGCCCGCTTTATACTACCTGCTCAAAATCGGTAGTCAACCGATAGTGGCATTGTTAAGTCTCATCGTTTTCACTTGTTTAATAGGCCTGATCAGGTTGTTGTATCTAAATAAAATATTGAACTATAATTTAAGGCAGTGGGTTAAAGAAGTGCTTCTTAAGTCTATGACCGTCTTCTTGCCTCTAATTACAACAGGCTGGATTGTCAACATTTCTTTTGAAGAGGAGCTTACAAGGGGAACCATTCTTTTAGTAATAAACATAATTGCCGGGCTGGTGTTAACGTATTTTTGGGGTTTATTGCCTGCTGAAAGATGTCAGGCCCGGACACTAATTAAGACACTTGCCATTAGGAGAGCTTGA
- a CDS encoding radical SAM/SPASM domain-containing protein gives MSTSYVQTQSLPDFDLWQKKREKHSLISFTLEITARCNNNCRHCYINLPEDDQKAKAEELTFEEIKHIVDQAVDLGAVWCLITGGEPLLREDFEEIYLYLKRKGLLVSVFTNATLITQKHIDLFKKYPPRNLEVTVYGITQQTYTAVTRKPELFSSFKDGIDRLLQNKIPVDLKNVTIKANLEEFATIAAFCRKHSNAPFRFDPLLHLRFDRDEKQNEEIRNQRLTPEEIAVLECSDKVRFSALTKNCDKLVLSDRIKPEKPYLFTCGAGLSDFVVSYNGNYRLCSSLWHPDCMQDLRNTSVSEAKTSLTSKIRNMQTDSRDFLEKCGVCPLINFCIWCPAHAYLETGVLELACSYFCEVAERRYGNLTYGSIKKDYLNTEKTYYLTSD, from the coding sequence ATGAGCACCTCATACGTACAAACCCAGTCCCTGCCTGATTTCGATCTCTGGCAAAAAAAACGCGAGAAGCACAGCCTCATCTCCTTCACCCTGGAAATAACCGCCCGCTGTAACAACAACTGCCGGCATTGCTACATCAACCTCCCGGAAGACGACCAAAAGGCAAAAGCGGAAGAACTCACATTCGAAGAGATCAAGCACATCGTTGATCAGGCAGTCGATCTTGGTGCCGTCTGGTGTCTGATAACGGGAGGAGAACCGCTGCTCAGGGAAGATTTTGAAGAGATTTACCTCTATCTTAAGCGTAAAGGTCTGCTAGTTAGTGTTTTTACCAATGCCACGCTCATCACGCAGAAGCATATTGATTTGTTCAAAAAATACCCACCCCGAAACTTGGAAGTAACCGTCTATGGTATAACGCAGCAAACCTATACCGCTGTTACACGCAAACCTGAACTATTCAGTTCATTTAAGGATGGTATCGATCGGCTCCTGCAGAACAAGATCCCGGTCGATTTGAAAAATGTAACCATCAAAGCCAATCTGGAAGAGTTTGCAACAATTGCAGCATTTTGCCGGAAGCACAGCAATGCACCCTTCCGGTTCGACCCGCTTCTGCATCTTCGCTTTGATCGGGATGAAAAGCAGAACGAGGAAATTCGCAACCAACGGCTTACCCCAGAAGAAATAGCAGTCCTTGAATGCTCCGACAAAGTCCGGTTTAGTGCTCTCACAAAAAACTGTGATAAACTGGTATTGTCGGACAGAATAAAACCTGAGAAACCATATCTGTTTACCTGTGGTGCTGGGTTGTCTGACTTTGTCGTCAGTTATAATGGTAATTACCGGCTCTGCTCTTCACTTTGGCACCCGGATTGTATGCAGGATTTGAGGAACACATCGGTAAGTGAAGCGAAAACTTCGTTGACTTCAAAAATTCGGAATATGCAAACAGACAGCAGAGATTTTCTTGAGAAGTGCGGCGTCTGCCCTCTGATCAATTTTTGTATTTGGTGCCCTGCACATGCCTATCTGGAAACTGGGGTTCTGGAACTAGCATGCAGTTATTTTTGCGAGGTCGCTGAAAGGCGTTACGGCAATTTAACATACGGAAGTATAAAAAAAGACTATTTAAATACCGAGAAAACTTACTATCTAACTAGTGATTGA
- a CDS encoding GumK N-terminal domain-containing glycosyltransferase yields MKIVFLTFHNYRTKRRGGFHVFAETAVRRGYETVFFSFPRPLYSMLKFDERLNFKMLLSLSKGKTYELDGGKLLNITNPNFALPNILSKRVSQSFKIACQQSFVFNFKKFANKYFNETDFFIFESTESVLLFERIKEIFPKSKLIYRPSDPIVVDSWCDVGDYEEKLIKASDWTFLVNEQGLKSYEEKTNCFIGNEKYSILSNGVSYKEFQDKYETPYLLSGNCSALYLGARPVDWELIINSAQKAKNINFVIVCPEKPSKKYLLEVNKSKNIQYVPGIFPEEVARWITNCDVFIVPNPRDLYKQKVWGITAKLYQAMAARKPIVVYHDYEHLRDIGVKYSYDTDSFVKNIYESLSIKEIDYRFDFNTIEWKVITDRFYEKLEELNG; encoded by the coding sequence ATGAAAATAGTTTTTTTAACTTTCCATAATTATAGAACAAAACGTAGAGGGGGGTTTCATGTCTTTGCCGAAACAGCAGTTCGGAGAGGCTACGAAACAGTTTTTTTTTCTTTCCCTAGACCACTATATTCGATGCTTAAGTTTGATGAAAGGCTAAACTTTAAAATGCTTCTTAGTCTATCAAAGGGGAAGACGTATGAATTAGATGGTGGTAAACTGTTAAATATAACAAATCCGAACTTTGCGCTACCCAATATATTAAGCAAACGTGTTTCGCAAAGTTTTAAAATTGCATGTCAACAGTCTTTTGTGTTCAATTTTAAAAAATTTGCAAATAAGTATTTTAATGAAACTGACTTTTTTATATTTGAATCCACAGAGTCAGTACTACTTTTTGAGAGAATTAAAGAAATATTTCCAAAAAGCAAATTAATTTACCGTCCGTCAGATCCCATCGTGGTTGATTCTTGGTGTGATGTAGGTGATTACGAAGAAAAATTGATTAAGGCCTCTGACTGGACATTTCTTGTTAATGAGCAAGGATTAAAATCGTACGAAGAAAAGACTAATTGTTTTATTGGTAATGAAAAATATTCTATTCTCTCAAATGGTGTAAGTTATAAAGAATTTCAAGACAAATATGAAACGCCTTATCTTTTAAGCGGTAATTGCTCAGCTCTCTACCTTGGCGCTCGTCCTGTAGATTGGGAATTGATCATTAACTCGGCTCAGAAAGCAAAAAATATTAACTTCGTCATAGTTTGTCCTGAAAAGCCATCCAAAAAATATCTCTTGGAGGTAAACAAGTCAAAAAACATTCAATATGTCCCAGGAATATTTCCCGAGGAAGTTGCTCGTTGGATAACTAATTGTGATGTTTTTATCGTCCCTAATCCAAGAGATCTTTATAAGCAAAAAGTATGGGGAATTACAGCTAAATTATATCAGGCTATGGCTGCTAGGAAACCTATAGTTGTATATCACGATTATGAGCACCTGAGAGACATCGGTGTGAAATATTCATACGATACAGATAGCTTTGTTAAAAATATATATGAAAGTTTATCAATTAAAGAAATTGATTACCGATTTGACTTCAACACAATAGAGTGGAAAGTGATTACTGACAGGTTCTATGAGAAACTAGAGGAATTGAATGGATAA